From a region of the Triticum aestivum cultivar Chinese Spring chromosome 7D, IWGSC CS RefSeq v2.1, whole genome shotgun sequence genome:
- the LOC123169939 gene encoding protein POOR HOMOLOGOUS SYNAPSIS 1 isoform X2: MVAVGAGDDGWARLTSRSDAAEGQGRRQEWEVEFARYFASPLRDTSTPPPPPPPGVRYVTSATDCRPGAWLPAATPAALRVSRSSHPSAAPVLTVSVVGVVFEEHFVSILNFSWPQLTCGGQCPGSGSRVVFVSFCDKSKQIQKFALRFPQLGDMESFLNCVKECLGDTMDITSSGCDYICEDSSSRSEYIASNELPHSFEEPASDHRTEAPALCYHEEPDLSVSEPLFTSNIDNINSGFPLSFTEMLTNLSTETEHALCMYGSDAVDLHQLAETDHPQEVMYGGSDAEDLHQTDHPQEVVHAGSDAEDRHQLSGTDRPQEVFTQDTCHDVASNENTADKETDTSKSTKEIDTSKSTSDIMARIKTYMADESFHDMLSKLERVIDELGVDLSLYS, encoded by the exons ATGGTGGCGGTGGGCGCCGGCGACGACGGCTGGGCGCGGCTCACCTCGCGCTCTGACGCCGCGGAGGGCCAGGGGCGGAGGCAGGAATGGGAGGTGGAGTTCGCCCGCTACTTCGCTTCCCCCCTGCGCGacacctcgacgccgccgccgccgccgccgcccggcgtcCGTTACGTCACCAGCGCCACGGATTGCCGTCCCGGCGCCTGGCTCCCCGCCGCCACCCCTGCCGCTCTTCGCGTCTCCCGCTCCAGCCACCCCTCCGCGGCCCCAGTCCTCACCGTCTCCGTCGTCGGCGTCGTCTTC GAGGAGCACTTTGTGTCTATCCTCAACTTCTCATGGCCTCAGCTCACATGTGGGGGACAATGCCCAGGAAGTGGGAGCAGGGTGGTCTTTGTGAGCTTTTGTGATAAATCCAAGCAG ATACAGAAGTTTGCTCTACGTTTTCCACAGCTCGGTGATATGGAGTCGTTCTTAAATTGCGTGAAG GAATGCTTAGGTGACACCATGGATATCACATCATCTGGATGCGACTACATATGTGAAGATTCATCATCACGATCAGAATATATTGCTTCCAATGAACTTCCCCACAG CTTCGAGGAGCCAGCTTCAGATCACAGGACAGAGGCACCAGCATTATGCTACCATGAGGAACCAGACCTGTCTGTTTCTGAACCTCTCTTTACTTCCAACATTGACAATATCAACTCTGGTTTCCCTCTTAGTTTCACTGAAATGCTGACAAATTTGTCAACTGAGACTGAACATG CATTGTGCATGTACGGATCAGATGCAGTGGACCTGCATCAACTGGCTGAAACTGACCATCCTCAAGAGGTAATGTATGGCGGATCAGATGCGGAGGACCTGCATCAAACTGACCATCCTCAAGAGGTAGTGCATGCCGGATCAGATGCGGAGGACCGGCATCAACTGAGTGGAACTGACCGTCCTCAAGAG GTGTTCACACAAGATACTTGTCATGATG TTGCCAGTAATGAAAATACTGCTGATAAAGAAACTGATACTAGCAAGTCAACAAAAGAAATTGATACTAGTAAATCAACAAGTGATATTATGGCAAGGATAAAG ACATATATGGCTGATGAGTCATTCCATG ATATGCTGTCCAAGCTTGAGAGAGTCATTGATGAACTGGGTGTGGACTTGTCACTCTACTCCTAG
- the LOC123169939 gene encoding protein POOR HOMOLOGOUS SYNAPSIS 1 isoform X1 gives MVAVGAGDDGWARLTSRSDAAEGQGRRQEWEVEFARYFASPLRDTSTPPPPPPPGVRYVTSATDCRPGAWLPAATPAALRVSRSSHPSAAPVLTVSVVGVVFEEHFVSILNFSWPQLTCGGQCPGSGSRVVFVSFCDKSKQIQKFALRFPQLGDMESFLNCVKECLGDTMDITSSGCDYICEDSSSRSEYIASNELPHSFEEPASDHRTEAPALCYHEEPDLSVSEPLFTSNIDNINSGFPLSFTEMLTNLSTETEHALCMYGSDAVDLHQLAETDHPQEVMYGGSDAEDLHQTDHPQEVVHAGSDAEDRHQLSGTDRPQEVFTQDTCHDVFPSMAVASNENTADKETDTSKSTKEIDTSKSTSDIMARIKTYMADESFHDMLSKLERVIDELGVDLSLYS, from the exons ATGGTGGCGGTGGGCGCCGGCGACGACGGCTGGGCGCGGCTCACCTCGCGCTCTGACGCCGCGGAGGGCCAGGGGCGGAGGCAGGAATGGGAGGTGGAGTTCGCCCGCTACTTCGCTTCCCCCCTGCGCGacacctcgacgccgccgccgccgccgccgcccggcgtcCGTTACGTCACCAGCGCCACGGATTGCCGTCCCGGCGCCTGGCTCCCCGCCGCCACCCCTGCCGCTCTTCGCGTCTCCCGCTCCAGCCACCCCTCCGCGGCCCCAGTCCTCACCGTCTCCGTCGTCGGCGTCGTCTTC GAGGAGCACTTTGTGTCTATCCTCAACTTCTCATGGCCTCAGCTCACATGTGGGGGACAATGCCCAGGAAGTGGGAGCAGGGTGGTCTTTGTGAGCTTTTGTGATAAATCCAAGCAG ATACAGAAGTTTGCTCTACGTTTTCCACAGCTCGGTGATATGGAGTCGTTCTTAAATTGCGTGAAG GAATGCTTAGGTGACACCATGGATATCACATCATCTGGATGCGACTACATATGTGAAGATTCATCATCACGATCAGAATATATTGCTTCCAATGAACTTCCCCACAG CTTCGAGGAGCCAGCTTCAGATCACAGGACAGAGGCACCAGCATTATGCTACCATGAGGAACCAGACCTGTCTGTTTCTGAACCTCTCTTTACTTCCAACATTGACAATATCAACTCTGGTTTCCCTCTTAGTTTCACTGAAATGCTGACAAATTTGTCAACTGAGACTGAACATG CATTGTGCATGTACGGATCAGATGCAGTGGACCTGCATCAACTGGCTGAAACTGACCATCCTCAAGAGGTAATGTATGGCGGATCAGATGCGGAGGACCTGCATCAAACTGACCATCCTCAAGAGGTAGTGCATGCCGGATCAGATGCGGAGGACCGGCATCAACTGAGTGGAACTGACCGTCCTCAAGAG GTGTTCACACAAGATACTTGTCATGATG TATTTCCTTCAATGGCAGTTGCCAGTAATGAAAATACTGCTGATAAAGAAACTGATACTAGCAAGTCAACAAAAGAAATTGATACTAGTAAATCAACAAGTGATATTATGGCAAGGATAAAG ACATATATGGCTGATGAGTCATTCCATG ATATGCTGTCCAAGCTTGAGAGAGTCATTGATGAACTGGGTGTGGACTTGTCACTCTACTCCTAG
- the LOC123169939 gene encoding protein POOR HOMOLOGOUS SYNAPSIS 1 isoform X3 encodes MVAVGAGDDGWARLTSRSDAAEGQGRRQEWEVEFARYFASPLRDTSTPPPPPPPGVRYVTSATDCRPGAWLPAATPAALRVSRSSHPSAAPVLTVSVVGVVFEEHFVSILNFSWPQLTCGGQCPGSGSRVVFVSFCDKSKQIQKFALRFPQLGDMESFLNCVKECLGDTMDITSSGCDYICEDSSSRSEYIASNELPHSFEEPASDHRTEAPALCYHEEPDLSVSEPLFTSNIDNINSGFPLSFTEMLTNLSTETEHDAVDLHQLAETDHPQEVMYGGSDAEDLHQTDHPQEVVHAGSDAEDRHQLSGTDRPQEVFTQDTCHDVFPSMAVASNENTADKETDTSKSTKEIDTSKSTSDIMARIKTYMADESFHDMLSKLERVIDELGVDLSLYS; translated from the exons ATGGTGGCGGTGGGCGCCGGCGACGACGGCTGGGCGCGGCTCACCTCGCGCTCTGACGCCGCGGAGGGCCAGGGGCGGAGGCAGGAATGGGAGGTGGAGTTCGCCCGCTACTTCGCTTCCCCCCTGCGCGacacctcgacgccgccgccgccgccgccgcccggcgtcCGTTACGTCACCAGCGCCACGGATTGCCGTCCCGGCGCCTGGCTCCCCGCCGCCACCCCTGCCGCTCTTCGCGTCTCCCGCTCCAGCCACCCCTCCGCGGCCCCAGTCCTCACCGTCTCCGTCGTCGGCGTCGTCTTC GAGGAGCACTTTGTGTCTATCCTCAACTTCTCATGGCCTCAGCTCACATGTGGGGGACAATGCCCAGGAAGTGGGAGCAGGGTGGTCTTTGTGAGCTTTTGTGATAAATCCAAGCAG ATACAGAAGTTTGCTCTACGTTTTCCACAGCTCGGTGATATGGAGTCGTTCTTAAATTGCGTGAAG GAATGCTTAGGTGACACCATGGATATCACATCATCTGGATGCGACTACATATGTGAAGATTCATCATCACGATCAGAATATATTGCTTCCAATGAACTTCCCCACAG CTTCGAGGAGCCAGCTTCAGATCACAGGACAGAGGCACCAGCATTATGCTACCATGAGGAACCAGACCTGTCTGTTTCTGAACCTCTCTTTACTTCCAACATTGACAATATCAACTCTGGTTTCCCTCTTAGTTTCACTGAAATGCTGACAAATTTGTCAACTGAGACTGAACATG ATGCAGTGGACCTGCATCAACTGGCTGAAACTGACCATCCTCAAGAGGTAATGTATGGCGGATCAGATGCGGAGGACCTGCATCAAACTGACCATCCTCAAGAGGTAGTGCATGCCGGATCAGATGCGGAGGACCGGCATCAACTGAGTGGAACTGACCGTCCTCAAGAG GTGTTCACACAAGATACTTGTCATGATG TATTTCCTTCAATGGCAGTTGCCAGTAATGAAAATACTGCTGATAAAGAAACTGATACTAGCAAGTCAACAAAAGAAATTGATACTAGTAAATCAACAAGTGATATTATGGCAAGGATAAAG ACATATATGGCTGATGAGTCATTCCATG ATATGCTGTCCAAGCTTGAGAGAGTCATTGATGAACTGGGTGTGGACTTGTCACTCTACTCCTAG